One genomic window of Leptotrichia shahii includes the following:
- the uvrB gene encoding excinuclease ABC subunit UvrB, which produces MDFKIHSKFQPTGDQPQAIQKIVENLEDGITDQILLGVTGSGKTFTVANVIEKINRPALIMAPNKTLAAQLYNEYKQFFPENAVEYFVSYYDYYQPEAYIMQTDTYIEKDSSINDEIDKLRHAATAALLNRRDVIIVASVSAIYGLGSPEAYKKRSIPIDVETGFERNELIKRLISLRYERNDIAFERGKFRVKGDILDLHPSYQDTGYRFEFFGDDLESISEINTLTGQKIRNIKRITIMPATHYLTNEDTKVMFEAIKKEMEERVHFFQKEGKLLEAQRIEQRTKYDLEMIEEIGYCKGVENYSRYLTGKSEGEAPDTLIDYFPEDLVVFLDESHISVPQINGMYKGDRARKQSLIDNGFRLPSAYDNRPLKFEEFFEKVPQAVYISATPSDYELEHSNGEIVEQLVRPTGIVEPSIDIRETKNQIDDLMDEIKTRTARKERILVTTLTKKMAEELTDYYLEYGIKVKYMHSDIDTLERTEIIRGLRKGEFDVLVGINLLREGLDIPEVSLVAILEADKEGYLRSRRSLIQTMGRAARNVEGHIILYADRITGSMQEAIDEVNRRREVQEKYNLENNINPKSIVREIAESIVDYEIEKENEANKAIKQYKSEKDVEKEIKKLDKQIKKLAEELNFEEAIKLRDKMNELKKLLIEL; this is translated from the coding sequence ATGGATTTTAAAATACATTCAAAATTTCAGCCGACTGGAGATCAGCCTCAGGCTATCCAAAAAATTGTAGAAAACTTGGAAGATGGTATTACAGATCAGATTTTGCTTGGGGTTACGGGTTCAGGAAAGACATTTACAGTTGCGAATGTTATTGAAAAAATAAATCGTCCAGCTTTGATAATGGCACCAAACAAGACACTCGCAGCACAGCTTTACAATGAATATAAGCAGTTTTTTCCTGAAAATGCTGTTGAATATTTTGTGTCTTATTACGATTATTATCAGCCTGAAGCGTATATTATGCAAACTGATACGTATATTGAAAAAGACTCTTCAATTAATGATGAGATTGATAAATTGCGGCATGCGGCAACAGCGGCACTTTTGAACAGAAGAGATGTTATTATTGTGGCTTCGGTTTCGGCAATTTATGGATTGGGGTCGCCAGAGGCATATAAAAAGAGATCAATTCCGATTGATGTAGAGACAGGGTTTGAGAGAAATGAGCTTATAAAAAGGCTGATTTCACTTAGATATGAGAGAAATGACATTGCCTTTGAGCGTGGAAAATTCCGTGTGAAAGGGGATATTCTTGATTTACATCCGTCTTATCAGGATACAGGGTACCGTTTTGAATTTTTTGGAGATGATTTGGAAAGCATTTCAGAGATTAATACGCTTACTGGACAGAAAATTAGAAATATAAAAAGAATCACAATAATGCCCGCAACTCACTATTTGACAAATGAAGATACAAAAGTGATGTTTGAGGCAATAAAAAAGGAAATGGAAGAAAGAGTGCATTTTTTCCAGAAAGAAGGAAAATTGCTGGAAGCACAAAGAATTGAGCAAAGAACAAAGTATGATTTGGAAATGATTGAGGAAATCGGGTATTGTAAAGGAGTGGAAAACTATTCTAGGTATTTGACTGGGAAGAGTGAAGGAGAAGCACCTGATACATTAATTGACTATTTTCCAGAGGATTTAGTCGTATTTCTGGACGAGTCGCACATTTCAGTTCCACAGATAAATGGGATGTATAAGGGAGATAGGGCAAGAAAGCAGTCTTTAATTGACAATGGATTTAGGCTTCCAAGCGCTTATGATAACCGTCCGTTGAAATTTGAGGAATTTTTTGAAAAAGTTCCACAAGCTGTGTATATTTCAGCCACTCCAAGCGATTACGAGCTAGAACATTCAAATGGTGAAATTGTAGAGCAGCTTGTCCGTCCAACAGGAATTGTAGAGCCAAGTATCGACATTCGTGAAACAAAAAATCAAATTGATGATTTGATGGATGAAATAAAAACTAGAACAGCAAGAAAAGAACGTATTTTAGTTACAACTTTAACCAAAAAAATGGCAGAAGAACTGACAGATTACTATTTGGAATATGGAATAAAAGTAAAATATATGCACTCTGACATTGACACGCTAGAAAGAACAGAGATAATAAGAGGCTTGAGGAAAGGAGAATTTGATGTTCTGGTTGGAATAAACTTGCTGCGGGAAGGGCTGGATATTCCAGAAGTTTCATTAGTGGCAATTTTGGAAGCAGACAAGGAAGGATATTTGCGTTCCAGAAGATCTTTAATTCAGACAATGGGACGTGCCGCAAGAAACGTGGAAGGACATATTATCCTATATGCCGACAGAATAACAGGCTCTATGCAGGAAGCCATTGACGAAGTAAACAGACGGCGTGAAGTTCAGGAAAAATACAACTTGGAAAACAACATTAATCCAAAATCAATCGTAAGAGAAATCGCAGAGTCAATCGTAGACTATGAAATTGAAAAAGAAAATGAAGCGAACAAAGCAATCAAGCAGTATAAGAGCGAAAAAGACGTGGAAAAGGAAATTAAAAAACTTGATAAGCAGATTAAAAAACTGGCTGAGGAGCTTAATTTTGAAGAAGCAATTAAATTGAGGGATAAAATGAATGAATTGAAGAAGTTGTTAATTGAACTGTAA
- the sppA gene encoding signal peptide peptidase SppA, with amino-acid sequence MFILKMLLEIVIMIILCVILNLILVKKILRVKNKKKLPLKKVKTVVFDVKKLKEDVAMSALKGKEKLSYYQILQGLNNLLEDKNIKKVIIDVDKLNLTLSQLEEVSKVFDKIRKNKEVVAIGTLFEESRYRQALLADKIYMFDTRQSTIIFRGYLHKEFYLKSFLEKFGIRMNVLHIGDYKVAGEKYSHNQMSEEKKESIKNIKDKVFKDFVELVKSKRGTDIENKILSGNLIFAGKKKALEYKLIDGVADYDEIGINYKEDTVSIEDYIIMSKNKKEKAKDTIAVINLEGVIDMKNPNKNITYDNVCEKLEELKEIKNLKGLVLRINSPGGSALVSEKIYKKLKKLTVPIYVSMGDLCASGGYYIATTGKKLFANNFTLTGSIGVVMMYPEVAGTIKKLDINLEGFGKGAGFDMLNPLETLGKDSKEKIIYNMNEVYSEFKEHVMAARGMNEDELEKIAQGRVWLGSEAKNINLVDEIGTLEDCIKAMANDLKLDKYKVQIVELTQTLKETLSDIKMPFVSEEIREKIEFLQGNMNQILYYENDFEL; translated from the coding sequence ATGTTTATTTTGAAAATGTTGTTAGAAATAGTAATAATGATTATTTTGTGTGTAATTTTAAATTTAATTCTTGTGAAGAAGATTCTTAGAGTAAAAAATAAGAAGAAATTGCCTTTAAAAAAGGTAAAAACTGTTGTATTTGATGTGAAAAAATTAAAGGAAGATGTGGCTATGTCGGCATTAAAAGGGAAAGAGAAATTATCATATTATCAAATATTGCAAGGATTAAATAATCTTTTGGAAGATAAAAATATAAAAAAAGTGATTATTGATGTGGATAAGTTAAATTTAACACTTTCACAACTGGAAGAAGTTTCTAAAGTTTTTGATAAGATTAGGAAAAATAAGGAAGTTGTGGCAATAGGGACGCTTTTTGAGGAAAGCCGATATAGACAGGCTTTACTTGCGGATAAGATTTATATGTTTGATACAAGGCAGTCAACTATTATTTTTAGGGGATATTTGCATAAGGAATTTTATTTGAAGTCATTTCTGGAAAAGTTTGGGATAAGAATGAATGTACTTCATATTGGTGATTACAAGGTGGCTGGAGAAAAATATAGCCATAACCAAATGTCGGAAGAGAAAAAGGAATCAATTAAAAATATAAAAGATAAAGTTTTTAAAGATTTTGTGGAACTGGTAAAAAGTAAAAGAGGAACAGATATTGAAAATAAAATATTGAGCGGGAATTTGATATTTGCTGGGAAGAAAAAGGCTTTGGAATATAAATTGATTGACGGTGTTGCTGATTATGATGAGATTGGGATAAATTATAAGGAAGACACTGTTTCAATTGAAGATTACATTATAATGTCAAAAAATAAGAAGGAAAAGGCGAAAGATACAATTGCTGTGATAAATCTTGAGGGCGTTATTGATATGAAAAATCCCAACAAAAATATTACTTATGATAATGTTTGTGAAAAACTTGAGGAATTAAAAGAAATAAAGAATTTGAAAGGGCTGGTATTAAGAATAAATTCACCTGGTGGAAGTGCTTTAGTTTCTGAAAAAATATACAAGAAATTAAAAAAATTGACTGTGCCGATATATGTTTCAATGGGAGATTTGTGTGCAAGTGGAGGTTATTACATTGCTACAACTGGAAAAAAATTATTTGCAAATAACTTCACTTTGACAGGTTCAATCGGTGTTGTTATGATGTATCCTGAAGTTGCAGGAACAATAAAAAAATTGGATATTAATTTGGAAGGCTTTGGAAAAGGTGCAGGATTTGATATGTTAAATCCGTTAGAAACATTGGGTAAAGATTCAAAAGAAAAGATAATTTATAATATGAATGAAGTTTACAGCGAGTTTAAAGAACACGTAATGGCAGCTAGAGGAATGAACGAAGATGAGCTTGAGAAAATTGCGCAGGGAAGAGTGTGGCTTGGAAGCGAGGCTAAAAATATTAATTTAGTTGATGAAATCGGAACTCTTGAAGATTGTATAAAAGCAATGGCAAATGATTTGAAGCTGGACAAATATAAAGTGCAAATAGTGGAGTTAACACAAACTTTAAAAGAAACTCTGTCAGATATAAAAATGCCGTTTGTATCTGAGGAAATTAGGGAAAAGATTGAATTTTTGCAAGGGAATATGAATCAGATTCTGTATTATGAAAATGATTTTGAACTTTAA
- a CDS encoding Fic family protein — MNNYSELSKLYYQKVNIEEELRRRLENPCVYKTSLYILPILRGERVLKEVELFFLPINDILMLQDEIMQNSKEILKLSGELPKIAQKYCIREIMINEITKSEGIEGVHTTKKDVYNSMNSTKIDRLSGIIKKYKQITEKKIEKIDSAKEIRRIYDEIFGEEILINPENRLDGKLFRKNSVFITDGFKNIHLGDLTEEIILKHIEDLIKFSNRKDISFLFKACIAHYYFKYIHPFYDGNGRCGRMIFSMYLARKLDIFTGLSLSYAIFSEKEKYSKLFLNTSSSKNFGEVTFFIKGMMEFIKKGQKSIKEMLENKIEKLNFSRDYLGNLELNDPEKKIMCIYIQNNIFSEFPLKDKELSKILEISRTKLKIHIENLIKKGYLVEISKNPMIHVIDDGLKEVLD, encoded by the coding sequence ATGAATAATTATTCAGAATTGTCAAAATTATATTATCAGAAGGTGAATATAGAGGAGGAGTTAAGGAGAAGGCTTGAAAATCCTTGTGTATATAAAACTTCGTTGTATATTTTGCCAATTTTACGTGGGGAAAGAGTTTTAAAGGAAGTTGAATTATTTTTTTTGCCAATAAATGATATTTTGATGTTGCAAGATGAGATTATGCAAAATAGTAAGGAAATTTTGAAATTATCTGGTGAATTGCCAAAAATAGCTCAAAAATATTGTATAAGAGAAATTATGATTAATGAGATAACAAAAAGTGAAGGAATTGAAGGGGTTCATACTACAAAAAAAGATGTGTATAACAGTATGAACTCCACAAAAATAGACAGGTTATCTGGAATTATAAAAAAATACAAGCAAATTACTGAGAAAAAAATAGAAAAAATTGATTCAGCTAAGGAAATACGTAGAATATATGATGAAATTTTTGGTGAAGAAATTCTGATTAATCCTGAAAATAGATTAGACGGGAAGTTATTTAGAAAAAATTCGGTGTTTATTACAGACGGATTTAAAAATATACATTTGGGGGATTTGACAGAAGAAATAATCTTAAAACATATAGAAGATTTAATAAAATTTTCAAATAGGAAAGATATAAGTTTTTTATTTAAGGCTTGTATTGCACATTATTATTTTAAATACATTCATCCTTTTTATGATGGAAATGGAAGATGCGGAAGAATGATTTTTTCAATGTATTTAGCTAGAAAACTAGATATATTTACAGGACTTTCATTGTCATATGCCATTTTTTCGGAAAAGGAAAAATATTCAAAATTATTTTTAAACACTTCCAGTTCTAAAAACTTTGGAGAAGTGACATTTTTTATAAAAGGAATGATGGAATTTATAAAAAAAGGACAAAAAAGCATAAAGGAAATGCTGGAAAATAAAATAGAAAAATTAAACTTTTCACGTGATTATTTGGGTAATTTAGAATTAAATGATCCTGAAAAGAAAATAATGTGTATCTATATTCAAAATAATATTTTTTCTGAATTTCCTCTAAAAGATAAGGAGCTGTCAAAAATATTGGAAATAAGCAGAACTAAATTGAAAATCCATATAGAAAACTTGATTAAAAAGGGTTATTTGGTAGAAATATCTAAGAATCCAATGATTCATGTTATAGATGATGGATTGAAGGAAGTTCTTGATTGA
- a CDS encoding arsenate reductase family protein, translating to MNKVYCYPRCTTCKKAIKWLDENGIEYEYKHIVEETPSKEDIKRYYKESGLPLKRFFNTSGNVYKEMNLKEKLAEMSENEQFELLASNGMVLKRPLLVGKDFVLVGFKEAEWAEKLK from the coding sequence ATGAACAAAGTATATTGTTATCCAAGATGTACAACTTGTAAAAAAGCTATAAAATGGTTAGATGAAAATGGCATTGAATATGAATATAAGCATATTGTGGAGGAAACTCCATCGAAGGAGGATATTAAGAGGTATTACAAGGAAAGTGGATTGCCATTAAAAAGATTTTTTAATACGAGCGGGAATGTTTATAAAGAGATGAACTTGAAGGAAAAATTAGCTGAAATGTCAGAAAATGAGCAGTTTGAGCTTCTTGCAAGCAATGGGATGGTGTTGAAAAGACCGCTTTTAGTAGGGAAGGATTTTGTGCTGGTTGGATTTAAGGAAGCTGAGTGGGCTGAAAAATTGAAATAA
- the rplS gene encoding 50S ribosomal protein L19, whose product MKEKLIELVEKNYLKADVPQFKAGDTVAVHYKVKEGNKERIQIFEGVVIRVSGGSVAKNFTVRKVSQGIGVERIIPLNSPLVEKIEVKRIGKVRRSKLYYLRNLSGKAARIKEIRK is encoded by the coding sequence TTGAAAGAGAAATTAATCGAATTAGTAGAAAAAAATTACTTGAAAGCTGACGTACCTCAATTTAAAGCAGGGGATACAGTTGCTGTTCACTACAAAGTAAAAGAAGGAAACAAAGAAAGAATACAGATTTTTGAAGGTGTAGTTATTAGAGTTTCTGGTGGAAGTGTTGCTAAAAACTTCACAGTTAGAAAAGTATCGCAAGGAATTGGTGTAGAAAGAATCATTCCTTTAAATTCTCCATTAGTAGAAAAAATCGAAGTTAAGAGAATTGGTAAAGTAAGAAGATCTAAATTATACTACTTGAGAAACTTATCAGGAAAAGCTGCTAGAATTAAAGAAATTAGAAAGTAG
- the lepB gene encoding signal peptidase I encodes MNILLWGAFYIIATLFLLYFFIREKQVIQWIRMKEDETLKKVSLEKSDKNFMAGNVLTIVALVVTAVFFVIVDKSKDPNIWIKVWGIYGVFGLNIVVYVLRKQHEWIFLLNLIMLFLGKLMFNILDSNFYIYLIINVVISLILIYLFRDLSVEKITEQSILKEAVQGNKELEKIVTESKIKNEDVSETFKKVFPNDNLSVEERIAKEKRKRSTFGKALTRIDNALLAVVLVAVIQMFYIGNYVIPTGSMEPTILVKDRVFTNMVKYHFSDPKVGQIIAFKEPMTDKVMYTKRIVGEPGTTLQIAKGKMTTNEFEIANVDSDPKYPTTANSRKEFNEEMKKYDEAMDKFNSEKVKAVGGAIMINDKKSEVLERLTPQKFYLPEGLLMNNKIYIPKKGDKVRLDKVVVIDKVFGQTTDGTLIGQVDWESYYDGKGFKNITGKEFLELIKTDKNFKDIIGNDDEFTADPRNTLTNKYYTFTLKVEGRNEMVMPIMDFKYNDELFKKLLNGETITLDKNYYMAMGDNTSNSKDTRYFGLVAEPRIKGELLVRWWPLNRIGLL; translated from the coding sequence ATGAATATATTATTATGGGGAGCTTTCTATATTATTGCGACGCTGTTTTTGCTATATTTCTTTATTAGAGAGAAGCAAGTTATTCAGTGGATAAGAATGAAAGAGGATGAAACATTGAAAAAAGTTTCGCTTGAAAAAAGTGACAAAAATTTTATGGCTGGAAATGTACTGACAATAGTTGCATTAGTTGTTACAGCGGTATTTTTCGTGATTGTAGATAAAAGTAAGGATCCAAATATATGGATAAAGGTTTGGGGAATTTATGGAGTATTTGGTTTGAATATTGTAGTTTATGTGCTTAGAAAACAGCATGAATGGATATTTCTGCTAAATCTTATTATGTTATTTTTAGGGAAATTGATGTTTAATATTTTAGATTCAAATTTTTATATTTATTTGATAATAAATGTTGTAATTTCATTGATTCTTATTTATTTATTTAGAGATTTATCAGTGGAAAAAATTACAGAGCAGTCAATTTTGAAGGAAGCTGTACAAGGTAATAAAGAATTGGAAAAAATTGTTACAGAATCAAAAATAAAAAATGAAGATGTTTCAGAAACATTTAAAAAAGTATTTCCAAATGATAATCTTTCAGTAGAAGAAAGAATTGCAAAGGAAAAAAGAAAGAGAAGTACATTTGGAAAGGCATTGACAAGAATTGATAATGCACTGCTTGCAGTTGTTTTAGTTGCAGTTATTCAAATGTTTTATATTGGGAATTATGTTATTCCTACAGGTTCAATGGAGCCTACGATATTAGTTAAAGATAGAGTTTTTACAAATATGGTAAAATATCATTTTTCAGACCCAAAAGTAGGTCAAATAATTGCATTTAAGGAGCCAATGACCGATAAAGTGATGTATACAAAAAGAATAGTTGGAGAGCCAGGAACTACGCTTCAAATTGCAAAAGGAAAAATGACTACAAATGAATTTGAGATCGCAAATGTTGATAGTGATCCAAAATATCCAACTACAGCCAATAGTAGAAAAGAATTTAATGAAGAAATGAAGAAATATGACGAAGCTATGGATAAATTTAATTCTGAGAAAGTTAAAGCTGTTGGTGGAGCAATAATGATAAATGATAAAAAATCAGAAGTTTTAGAAAGATTGACACCGCAAAAATTTTATCTTCCTGAAGGATTACTTATGAATAATAAAATTTATATTCCTAAAAAAGGAGACAAAGTGAGATTGGATAAAGTCGTTGTAATTGATAAAGTATTTGGACAAACGACTGACGGTACTTTAATTGGGCAAGTTGACTGGGAAAGTTATTATGATGGAAAAGGTTTTAAAAATATCACAGGAAAAGAATTTTTAGAATTAATAAAGACGGATAAAAACTTTAAGGATATAATTGGAAATGATGATGAATTTACTGCTGATCCAAGAAATACATTGACAAATAAATATTACACGTTTACTTTAAAAGTGGAAGGCAGAAATGAAATGGTTATGCCAATTATGGATTTTAAATATAATGATGAATTATTTAAAAAATTATTAAATGGAGAAACTATAACGCTTGATAAAAACTATTATATGGCTATGGGAGATAATACTTCAAACAGTAAAGATACCAGATATTTTGGACTTGTGGCTGAACCTAGAATTAAAGGGGAATTGCTTGTGAGATGGTGGCCATTAAATAGAATAGGATTATTATGA
- a CDS encoding GNAT family N-acetyltransferase encodes MENIIDELVKIHNENFKNKVGDKYFSEMMLGEQYEIYCLFNFMGENIFVKKLKDESRKEDENFGKKQKEKTNFDKNEKNKKNVLGYVVFYGTIESTDIFELAIEKKYQGRGFGEILMTESMGKLSEDRKNLKENDLSEKEKTGFSENKFLLEVNEKNVKALKLYKKIGFEEISIRKNYYGKDENAVIMIKYY; translated from the coding sequence ATGGAAAATATTATTGATGAATTGGTAAAGATTCATAATGAAAACTTTAAAAATAAAGTTGGGGATAAGTATTTTTCTGAGATGATGTTAGGTGAGCAGTATGAGATATACTGCTTATTTAATTTTATGGGAGAAAATATCTTTGTGAAAAAATTAAAAGATGAGAGTAGAAAAGAAGATGAAAATTTTGGAAAAAAGCAAAAAGAAAAAACAAATTTTGATAAAAATGAGAAAAATAAGAAAAATGTGTTGGGATATGTTGTGTTTTATGGTACAATAGAGAGCACGGATATTTTTGAGTTAGCAATAGAAAAAAAATATCAAGGGCGAGGTTTTGGTGAAATACTGATGACTGAAAGTATGGGAAAATTAAGTGAAGATAGGAAAAATTTGAAAGAAAATGATCTTTCGGAAAAAGAAAAAACAGGTTTTTCTGAAAATAAATTTTTACTGGAGGTTAATGAGAAAAACGTAAAGGCACTAAAACTTTATAAAAAAATTGGGTTTGAGGAAATTTCCATAAGGAAAAATTACTATGGAAAAGATGAGAATGCAGTAATAATGATAAAATATTATTAA